The DNA sequence AGAAAAGCCTCTATaatagagcaaaatttaaaacgcTTGAAGCCTATAGTAAAAACCATACTGTTTTGTGCCCATAACAATCTGCCTTTGAGAGGTCATAGGGATGATGGCAATTTGAACAGCAGGGAAGAGCAAGAAAATGCATTAAGAGGAAACCAGGGTGTTTTCAAAAGTCTATTGGCTTTTAGAATTGATGCTGGTGATGAAGATTTGAAAACGTACCTTACCACTTGCAGAAAAAACAGTAcacatatcagcaaaacaatccaAAACGACATAATCGAATGCATTGGCGATTATATCCGTTCGGAGATTACGAGTAGTATACAAAAAGCCAAATACTTCTCAATAATATGTGATGAAACCACAGATGAAAGTAAGAAGGAGCAGCTTACGTTTTGTGTGCGATATGTCGACATAGACAGTTTCACAACCAGGGAAGATTTCCTTGGATTCGTGGAACTCAAAGCGACAACTGGTTTATCGATTAAATCCGCAATAGACGAAGAACTGACAAAACTGAATTTGTCTTACAAATACCTCTGTGGACAAGGCTACGATGGAGCAAGCAACATGTCTGGGCCATTTAAGGGCGTTCAAGCTCTAATTTCCGAGCAGCAACCCCTCGCCATTTATACTCATTGTTTCAGCCATTCCCTGAATTTGTGCATCACAAAAAGCTGCCAAATTCCTGTTATAAGAAACGTAATGGGAACAGTTGAGACTGTCTCTGTGTTTCTCTCGGCTTCTGCGCACAGAACAAATGCATTAATCGATGTTGTAGAAAAGCAAGACTTttcggaaactaaaaaaaagagattgaaagCACTTTGCCCTACACGGTGGGTAGAAAGGCATGACAGCCTAATAACATTTAAGGCACTACTTGTTCCTGTTGTGACTGTGCTGGAAAGTTTACATACAACTGCCTCTTCCGAAGCGTCAACAAAAGCATATATGTTAAATGCTTCAATAAAAAGGAGTGAATTTATTGTTGGCGTCGAAATATCAGTGTACTGTCTCAGTTTGACACTGAGGCTAAGTCAGCAGTTGCAAAGCCCGAAGCAGGATTTGTCTTCTGCATTAGCTAATGTGTCtcaagttttggacacttttaggAGTGTAAGACAAAACGCAGAACtcgaatttcaaactatttacaaaaactgCCTTGAAATTGCTGAAGAATTGGATCTGGAGTTAGAAATACCCAGATCAGGAAAGCGTAAAAGTGCTCGAGACTGTACACCTCTagaaaatccagaagtttatttcAGACGAACAGTCTTTCTTCCTCTGATAGATCACTTCATTTCCGAGATTGATTGCAGATTTAGCAGAGATTTTCTTGGAGTGCTTCCCCTCGAAGGTCTAATTCCAGCGAACTTGTCGAGGTATactgacaaaaatattataactgcTGCAGACAAATACAGGAATTTTACAGATGAACTAGGAAGTTTGAGCTTGCTATTAGCAGAAATCAAGATGTGGAGGAATAAATGGCTGCCGATATGCGGTCCTCCTACAACAGCTATCGGGGCACTGAAGAGCTAGACCCTTCGTTTTTCCCATCTATTGCTGTTCTTCTCCAAATTTTCGCAACAATCCCAGTAACGACTTCAACAGCTGAACGTAGTTTTTCTaccttaaaaaggataaaaacctatttaagaagcacaatgGGAGAAGTACGGTTAAATGGACTTGCTCTAGCAAATGTGGCAAGAGATAGAGATGTATCTGTCGACAAAATAATTGAACTCTTCTGCAAAAGTAAGAAGAGGAGAATGTGCTTGGAAAACTGGGAACAtgtcaaataatgtttaaagtattttttttttgttttaaactagagtaacaaattaaatcattttattttcttacaactaaTGTGCcgactgtgtttttgaaaaattgtttcataatcattttaaaaaatagactcttttgacaattttttagtgtatttcatgttttacaagttaaaaataaacatatgcttattttaaataacaaatgtcgTAACATTCTCGTGAAAAGGATGCTGAACGATAttatactggatttttttttttttttaacagacctAAGTTAGCCCCCCCTTTGTCcaagttctagatccgccactgcagGCAAGCATCTTAAAATTTACTGCTGATGTATTTGTTTTTATACATGCTATTACAAGCATTATAACTTACTAATATTCGTTTGTATTATATACACATTTCCATAACATTTAActcttacttttttcattttcactctaaaatatttttcaatctattgtttatatacatatttatgtttgctatttttatcttaaaatattatttggatGGGAAGAatctatgtatttatatttatttattattttcaaacttagaattttttaaataagtactttCCGTTTACTAACAAAGTGGACAAAATGGACAAAATGATGTTTCTTAAGTGGCGGTTTTTTCCAGGTGTTTtccggggtggacaaaataggacaaccctgaTTCCAAGAGAAAAACCCTATGTTGTCCCACACTTGATACCACAAATATATTCAATTAAAAACtagtaattttaaaagttaatgagCAAACATTTTGCTTGAGTAATTACACACACATTTGTCATCTCTATAGGAATGAAATTTTGATCAATGCccctttaaaatacatttttaatggaatttaTAAACTGTCATATGCAGGACAAAAAGTCggtttttccgtggaatggcccattacGTTAAAGCGACACAAGGCAGGTTGGGTATTTTATataatcactaaaatttaaaatatacccTTTTGTGATCATTTTCAGTCAtaccataaaaaatatattttattttgtagaagATCTCCTCAGATGCAGCAGAGCTATGAAATGAATGTCGTAAAATTTACAGCTTTTGAGTATctttcttaaatttcttatgcGTAGCATTTTTTTTGGCTcaaatcattcatttaaaaaagttttttttttgaattttaatattttttactttcttgtatAAAGCAAAAAAAGTATTGTGTTCACAAAAAGTTTCccattgaaatttcattttaattcttagTCAATTTTGATTAGATTTTTCTTCATGCTCATTTGTTAGCCATAAATTCATTTTGACCAATCCCTAAacctttttgtcattttttgctgCTATGCATGTGTTTCtcatgactcaaaaaaaaaaaaaaaaaaaaaaactgtagtgtTGATTTAAATTTTGCCCGTATCGTGTACCTAATGAGGttctctctttttggttgcagtCAGATGTTACAAAAGGCTCTTTACTCTCTTTTTCCGTtgcaaatcaatgttaatttcaagttACTTCTGTATTGTATTTCTTTATCTCCAAAAGATATTTTCTCCTCTATCACTCAATCTTATCTCTAGTGATCAAGTAAATGTTTTGAGCCACTTAGTGATTGTTAATTAACGGATGTCCCATACCTTTTTTGTAATGTTGTTAATGATTGATGATGCTTTATAATTGTAAAAGATTtcaatggaaatatttatttaaaaaatatatacataatatatttGCTAGGTGTACAAAACTGTAAAGTGACATCGACatgcaacttttatttttttctatatttaatatatagaagaaagtattggattcgtgcaaatttttgaatttcgaattttgacggattcgaacgttttgatgtgtgctgagtccatttcgaccactTTTGGAAAACGTCTGTccgtgtatgtgtgtcacgtatgtgtgtgaccagttttttgtggccgctttacagcaaaaactaccgcatgaaattgtacgaaattcggtacacatatgtgcccctatgtgaacttgtgcccaatgGTTTTCGGCGCGAATTCCTCGGagaggggtggagcaatgggacgtttcttgagttatgcgtgcttgctattacccaagaagtaactggcagaatcaaacaaaatttggtccatatgttgcccctaacaggaacaggtgctgattcaattttggtgtcattAGCTCAAACGTGGGTtcagttatagaacgttttttgtcgtcaattgtgactgctgtatctcaagaaataacgaacagaatcaaacaaaaatgtatcgacaAGTACCCCTTAGAgtgtataagagctgattttattttggtgtcacagctgaaaagggggtggcacaattaaactttctttttttccattgtgagtgccatacctcaagaagtaatgctatgttctggatgaaatttggaataaatgtgaattcatatgtaaacaggcgttggttcaattttttttttttttttgcaaataaaagtagctttattaatgcaacaataagaaagatgaatCATAATCAACTGTCgcctgcgtatttctcgtgattttagttgtatggaaatgatcggaaatattatctcaaactgatttaaaacttttaactgttgccatcttatgtttgttaacaaataaaatatttgtaattaaaattcaagcaagtcttttaaaataacttttaattttcactctttgctttgattttgtgATAATTCAGATATTGTgatggttgtcaagtttttgcatgtgtaatttttttggggagggaatattgcttccttgtcaagcatgaggatggatcagaattataagaaagatatagaagaaagtttcgtgatggccacaacatactagctttaatcaaatgtttaaatattatttgaaggTGATACCGTGTTACGAGATTTAAAATATCAGTTCtaaattttcctgattttttttctttttgtagatgATCATGAGCATCGTGCAGAAGTACGTAAAGCCCTAGCAAATGATACAGAGTGGCAGAAAGATTACATAAGCCATGTTGCTCCAATGTGGATCAGTCAAAAGAATGCGACCATGATGCTTTTGCCTTGGAGTTTAATCACATTTCCGAGCAAATCTGGTTTGTAGTTTCCAGCTATGTGCATTAAATTATTGCAGCATAATTGTTGATGTAGAAGTCATTGCTTTGATCGCGGTGAACTACGTTAGTATTGTGAGATTCATAGTATTAATATGTATGGCCTGGAACAAAGGTTAGTCAGAGGGTCCATggtttcagttgtttaaatttatcaaaatgaaagatgttaatgggttaaatttttgccgACGGACGAAGGGTCagtgttttaagctattcaaatctcaggctaaactgaaaattaaaaacaattaatactcTAGTAGTGTGTTGTGTGGGCACTTGAAACAGTTTATAGAAAGACTAATAAGCAAGGGGCTAATTAGCTTTAAGAAggctattgatcttcattgggactaataaactgactagaaCCTGCCTAGCTGGACCCTGAGCCTGTCGTTGGTCGTcatatttgtatttataattgtTGCAAAGTTCTCCATACGATCAGCTCTTGATAACTTAAAGCCCCAAAGAACTAGCTAAAACCTTTGAGTTATTTCAAGTTCCCACACAttggcgcccatatgcaaaattttaaggggtggTAGAGATATTTTCCCCGcgttttagtaggatattttccccattcagacattttcaatgacttatttattaatggatggagaagaaatgtttttacatttttgcaaaaaaaaagtactaaaagcatggaagtttcaatttctaaaaggGTTGCTTAAGCCCCacttgtcctcccccccccccccaccatatgTGCGCCTAAGTTCCCACAGCTTTCTTAaaagtttgggacccaatgataACTTCAAGATGAATAGATATTCAAGATGTGAATTTTCGAGCTAATGAGACTCGACTGTACTTTCAAAAGtagatttttacattttaatcggggggggggggggggggggtaaaggagTACTTTTCTCTTCCCtaataacaaattttttagataataataataattttggttCACCATTTGTACAAAACTAACACTGCCAGACTACTGTTCTCACAACAAAAATCAAACGGTTAGtaaattattaaagcaaaaagTCTTTTTAATATGAATGCAAAATTAAGCctctcaaaaattacaaattaactTTTTAACCAGAAGCAAAACTTTAATTTACATGTACATTcctaaaataaagtgattttacctatttgaagaattttctcaCCACTCGAGACAATGCTCGATTTTCGGCTTTAAGCTTTTCACTTTCTGCCTTTAATTTTGCAACATTCTGCAAGCAAATGAGTGTGCAATAGAAAGAATTACATTACcaccatttatttaaaaaaacagcaggTAATGATACATCCAGAGTATGGATAATAAACATATGCATGTTTATACACCAAAACCGCACATAGCAAGAGCAGTTACttcaaataatgaaatttataaGCACTCTAATCTAGTAGCAGAAATTCTGATACTaatattcatttcaaaacttatttttattttatttattattatttgtttatactTCACGATTTCTTTATTGGGATATATCTACACACTTGTGCATTAACAATATGAATAATGGATgtgtaacttttcaaaaaatgaagttcaatgcTTAAATGTATATGAAATAATTTGTTagtttttgaacataaaaaaataaatttttaattagctgtttttttttttaaattttaataggtgTTTATGagttacaaatttttaatatgaACAGCCACACTGATATTTGGGATGGAAGATTGAAAGCAGCTATGGAATTAAGTTCATTGAAGTTGAAGCCATCAAATTCAGTTTTAGTTGCCTGTTTTACATCAATATTTGGACCACATAACACAGGTATGGTACgaaataattgcaaaaagtagtttgaaattttttagcaatTTCAAATTGCATAATGTTTAagatttttaattagaaaattaagCTTATTTAGTGAAGATAAACTAAACTTTCATTTAGAACTATTTGTCTCTGTTATGTAGTAGcatttgaatccttttctttatCTGGGTTTTTACATAGAAATACTGCAAAtatactggattttttttttacatactagAAGTACTTGAATTATTCtggaatttttattgaaatactgGAACTACTTAGATTTGCAACttattaacataattaaaaacaGTTCAGATGATATTAGTGTCATCATTAGTGTTATATTGTTAATGACACTAACATAATTAACTGTATTAGTGcttgttaaataaatgtttaatgaaGCACATTCTGTCACTTTAAGACAGTATTCACTCCAATATAGAATTAATTTGCATATTAAGTTTGTCTATTTTAGACTAAAACTACTTGGTAAAATCAAgtgttttcctcaaaatataaGGTCCTTGAacatctctcttttttttcccccttgaaacTCTGGTCCTatgtcttattttttcttttcattaagttGACAAGTCTTGTGTACTTAATGTTTGTGTGCTTGTCTTAATTAATGTTACAGATAAGAAAGGACATTCAAAAATTTATGTTTAGTTGCTATTTACATATAGCATTTTCATGTTTTCCATTTTTGTAAATACAGGGAAATTATTGATTTATTAAGCTAAAATAAAGTGTTTCCCTGAAAACTCACTTAAATATGCATTGAATGATTGAATCATATGTTTGCTACAATATCTTGATACTAATTACAATATATCTTTTTAGTATATGCTCTATGGCAGCATGAAAGTTTTGACAGATTTGCTTTTGGCCGTTTGCAACTGCTAAGTGATGCTAACAAAGCTGTTTGTAAGTACTCAGTAccttagtttttcatttttctttttttgtattttgtttaaaagctTAGAAACAGTTCTTTGTGAAATGCTTGTATTTGTTTTTAGACACATAAAACaggtaaaaatgtttaattaaagattttaaaaaaaaatatttttttcttgcatttttcaaatgtaaaacccatggtcgctggggggggggggggttaaagggTACTTCGGCAGTAGAGTCCTGATTGAAAAAGGGCCCGTGGAAAAATCTGACCATACAAATGAGGGGACTTTGATGTACCAACATTTTTTGAGATCTGAGAAGAGCAAAATGGAGTCTGTAAGAATAGTTTTAATACATTGTAGTAATCCCTTATTTATTTAACCTATTCGCGACTAACGTTGCATGGGTATGACGCAACAATTTCTGTCTTATCTTCCCCGCGGCACTTTCCTGCGACATGCTCTGATTGATGCTTAGAAACTCTTTGTTCAGAACTTCCAAGTTATGTTGAACTTAAATTATAAccttttaagttaattttaattgaaaatttatgcCTTTATTCGTACAATTAGTAATGATTGATTGCATTGTTAGCAGATCATTAGAGAAAGttgaatgatttaaatttttatttcttactattttatatttttaacaaaaaaaaagagagaaattaaatgtatttaaattttatgtgttttgaTCCACGCACAAGAATCATCCTAATATGAGATCGACCTTCAGATTTGggggtatttttaatttaatattcttGTCTATTTATTATCTAATTTTAGATCTGTtattatttaatgcttttttcttttttttttgcagtacatGCTTTTTATCATGAAGTTTTGACTGGTTATAGCAAAGGACTTTTACCTCACAAAGCATCACCACTACAGTGAAGTAACAAATCgcaaattgttaaaataaaaattgctgttctgcaaaattttaagcaagtgtaaaaaattttaagcagatTTTATCTAAAAGTCATGATTTCATCATTTACTTGTTAATTAATCATTCTAAatgcttgttttaaaaaaaaaaaagaatattatttcattcagaattttaatttgaaattacttgTATTGTTTAATATTGGTTTTGTTTCTTTTCCCTTCTGAATACTGTGATGAATGTATCCATGTTTAAACAACAATTCAGTATAAATATTTGATAGCCGTATCTAGCCTGTTCCTATATTGATAATTACTTTATTGaaacaaataatttgaaaacacaCAAAGCTGAaactatatcaaaaaaaaaaaaaaaaaaaaaaaattaaaaaaaaaaataatgaaattgattcaaatatttgtgtaaaaatatttttgatgaagttcTTTGTATTTGTTAAGTTTTCAAATCATAATTATTGTTGTTCATTgtgcaataatgaaaaatttaaagttattattattattattattgatttccATTTTGATTTCACATCATGGGAAATAATGCAGTTGATGCTTGGTAGTACAAAATATTTGGGACTGTGGAACAAGTTTGTGAAATCCAAGAGTACCAAAAATTAAGTACTTTATAGTGTTTTATATGTTTAGAGTGAGCTACATTGCAGACAACGATTTTCTTGTCCAGCAAATTGAATGCATGCAGCAAAATTattgcatgcaaataaattattttattcctcTTTCATTCAGTCGTTAAGTAGTTGCTGATTTTAGGGTTTTTCAATAAactattttgaaagaaatatacaGTAGCCCCTTGTTATATTGCTCCTTCTGATATTTCACTCTTTTCTTCTGTCTTCCAAAATAttaaagcgtaaaaaaaaaaacaccttgctttaagtttgaaaccatttatgaaaacatatggtattactcagaaaatatctttttttgttttgtcaatgaacaaaatgaagatgcttctattcttctgaatttGCGGGAAAAGCAACGGTAACTCCTGTTATCCAAATGTACATATCCACagaatatttcagtttaagacagttagtaaactacttgacattttctttttgattgattGACTTTATGGCCTTTACAATAAGTGAGAGACAGCAGGCAGGTGTCATACTTGGCCCATCTGTAGAAGA is a window from the Uloborus diversus isolate 005 chromosome 6, Udiv.v.3.1, whole genome shotgun sequence genome containing:
- the LOC129223796 gene encoding protein NipSnap homolog 3A-like — protein: MTSHIFKGFFGVLKRFSGSSNIKYFLNAKRDLSIPPLQRASQDTDVDGLYFGSKDAQKIYEIRTYQIKPVNFKEYIKYTEEHFHLRIKHSKLFGFWSTELGGLNEIVHIWEYDDHEHRAEVRKALANDTEWQKDYISHVAPMWISQKNATMMLLPWSLITFPSKSGVYELQIFNMNSHTDIWDGRLKAAMELSSLKLKPSNSVLVACFTSIFGPHNTVYALWQHESFDRFAFGRLQLLSDANKAVLHAFYHEVLTGYSKGLLPHKASPLQ